A stretch of the Zeugodacus cucurbitae isolate PBARC_wt_2022May chromosome 6, idZeuCucr1.2, whole genome shotgun sequence genome encodes the following:
- the LOC128922882 gene encoding uncharacterized protein LOC128922882, translating into MNPEYLLTRFWEVEEIPKDSIITTSDKFCEENYEKTTRRSSDGRYVVTLPFKEPTNIDIGQSRHIALAQFLRNEKSLLKRPDVKAEYDKTIMEYLELGHMKRVKNGSTDKATQYYLPHHAVIKPDRITTKLRVVFNASCPTSNHKSLNDILHIGPTLQKDLVILITNWRLFQFVFNADIQKMYRQILVDPNHTQFQRILFRKTPEDTIEDFELQTVTFGINCAPYLAIRTLIKLADDVQKTHPLAAKILRQEMYVDDVLAGTHDITTAKSARDELISALEFPGFTLRKWTSNHAHILKGLPPDHLLDTETLNLSEPQNTKTLGIRWNSKKDIFFFLVDPMEKRPAYTKREVLSAIAKLFDPAGWLSPIIISAKIIMQQIWLDKTDWDESLKPLTLHRWNSFVKEFENINQIEIPRWTHFSPSAIIEFHGFSDASEKAYAATLFIRVLIGDKIWTTLLVSKTRVAPIKTLSLPRLELCGAVLLANLTNSTLTQLNVTQYKKYFWTDSTIVLAWLSKPPCSWTTFVSHRVAAIIEKVGVENWHHVESQDNPADLASRGCTPTELLNCKLWWQGPEWLQRGKDEFPITDSNSYNTTLENKPVKTEMAPTTIKTLNARRNSLTSTIRSHSVTRSITPTPENETMSRRIRRFQTTLPTIREENENYHHKTRKTITHRGITHRHVACGLCKKDHRLATCTMYLSPGPTRQKNAQVRTDVPLAMASTTHPYMDTPDYTRKMKEK; encoded by the exons ATGAACCCTGAGTATCTACTCACACGCTTTTGGGAGGTGGAGGAAATCCCAAAGGATTCCATAATTACAACCTCAGACAAGTTTTGTgaggaaaattacgaaaaaactaCCCGACGTAGTTCTGATGGGCGCTATGTCGTAACTCTACCATTCAAAGAACCCACAAATATTGATATTGGACAATCTAGACACATAGCATTAGCTCAGTTCCTCAGAAATGAAAAGTCTTTACTCAAAAGACCCGATGTAAAGGCCGAATACGATAAAAcaattatggaatatttggaacTTGGACACATGAAGAGAGTCAAAAATGGATCCACGGATAAAGCGACGCAATATTACTTACCACATCATGCAGTCATTAAACCCGACCGTATAACCACGAAACTGCGTGTGGTATTTAATGCATCTTGCCCCACGTCAAATCATAAAAGTTTAAATGACATCTTACATATCGGACCCACTTTACAAAAGGACCTAGTCATTCTAATTACGAACTGGAGACTCTTCCAATTCGTTTTCAATGCGGACATTCAAAAAATGTACCGGCAAATATTGGTGGACCCTAATCACACTCAGTTCCAAAGGATCCTCTTCAGAAAAACCCCAGAAGACACTATTGAGGACTTCGAACTACAAACGGTTACATTCGGTATAAACTGCGCACCATACTTAGCAATCCGAACCCTCATAAAGTTAGCCGATGATGTTCAAAAAACTCACCCATTAGCAGCAAAAATTCTGCGTCAGGAAATGTATGTGGACGACGTTTTAGCAGGAACCCACGACATAACCACCGCAAAATCTGCACGTGATGAACTTATTTCTGCTCTAGAATTCCCAGGATTCACTTTGAGAAAATGGACATCAAATCACGCACACATTCTAAAAGGACTTCCACCCGATCATCTCTTAGACACTGAAACCCTCAACCTCTCGGAACCACAAAACACGAAAACCCTAGGCAttcgatggaattcaaaaaaggatatatttttctttctcgTCGACCCAATGGAGAAAAGACCCGCATATACTAAACGTGAAGTTTTATCAGCCATAGCAAAATTATTTGACCCAGCTGGTTGGCTTAGTCCAATTATAATATCGGCAAAAATAATTATGCAACAAATATGGCTTGATAAAACTGACTGGGATGAAAGTTTAAAGCCACTTACCCTTCATCGATGGAATAGCTTCGtgaaagaatttgaaaatataaatcaaatcgaAATACCTCGTTGGACTCACTTCTCTCCATCAGCAATAATCGAATTTCACGGTTTCTCCGATGCTTCAGAGAAAGCATACGCTGCAACACTCTTTATACGAGTCTTAATTGGTGACAAAATATGGACAACTCTCTTAGTATCAAAAACTAGAGTTGCTCCTATTAAAACCCTATCTCTACCCAGATTGGAACTCTGCGGAGCTGTCCTACTAGCTAATCTTACTAACTCTACTCTAACCCAATTAAATGTAacccaatataaaaaatatttctggacAGACTCCACAATAGTTCTAGCTTGGTTAAGCAAACCACCCTGTTCTTGGACCACTTTCGTTTCTCACCGAGTCGCTGCGATAATCGAAAAAGTCGGAGTCGAAAATTGGCACCATGTTGAGAGTCAAGACAATCCCGCAGACTTGGCAAGTCGAGGATGCACACCCACGGAACTTCTGAATTGCAAACTTTGGTGGCAAGGACCCGAATGGCTACAACGAGGAAAAGATGAATTTCCAATAACTGATTCTAATTCCTATAACACTACCCTTGAGAATAAACCAGTTAAGAC agAAATGGCACCAACCACCATTAAAACATTAAACGCTCGTCGAAATAGCCTCACGTCCACCATACGGTCCCATAGTGTAACCCGTAGCATTACACCAACGCCTGAAAATGAAACAATGTCGCGACGCATTCGACGTTTCCAAACAACTCTACCCACTATTcgagaagaaaatgaaaattatcacCACAAGACCCGTAAAACTATAACCCACAGAGGAATTACTCATCGTCACGTTGCTTGCGGATTATGTAAAAAGGATCATCGGTTAGCCACTTGTACCATGTACTTGTCG CCAGGTCCCACAAGACAGAAGAATGCACAAGTAAGAACCGATGTTCCACTTGCAATGGCAAGCACCACACATCCCTACATGGACACCCCAGATTATACACGGAAAATGAAGGAAAAATAG